One window of Puntigrus tetrazona isolate hp1 chromosome 14, ASM1883169v1, whole genome shotgun sequence genomic DNA carries:
- the rap2c gene encoding ras-related protein Rap-2c: MKEYKVVVLGSGGVGKSALTVQFVTGTFIEKYDPTIEDFYRKEIEVDSSPSVLEILDTAGTEQFASMRDLYIKNGQGFILVYSLVNQQSFQDIRPMRDQIVRVKRFEKVPLILVGNKVDLESEREVAGSDGRALAQEWGCPFIETSAKSKSMVDELFAEIVRQMNYTTLPEKQEQCCTACVVQ; this comes from the exons ATGAAGGAGTATAAGGTGGTTGTGCTGGGCAGCGGCGGCGTGGGCAAGTCCGCACTCACGGTCCAGTTTGTGACCGGGACATTCATAGAGAAATATGACCCGACCATCGAGGACTTCTATAGGAAGGAAATCGAGGTGGATTCGTCCCCCTCGGTGCTGGAGATCCTGGACACCGCCGGGACCGAGCAGTTTGCGTCCATGCGAGATCTGTACATCAAAAATGGGCAAGGCTTCATTCTGGTCTACAGCCTTGTCAATCAGCAGTCGTTTCAG GACATCAGACCCATGCGTGACCAGATCGTTCGTGTGAAGCGTTTCGAGAAGGTGCCTCTGATCTTGGTGGGGAATAAAGTGGACCTGGAGTCCGAGCGGGAGGTGGCGGGCTCTGACGGACGTGCCCTCGCACAAGAGTGGGGCTGCCCCTTCATAGAGACCTCAGCCAAGAGCAAGAGCATGGTTGATGAGCTGTTCGCTGAGATCGTGAGGCAGATGAACTACACCACTTTGCCCGAGAAGCAAGAGCAGTGCTGCACCGCCTGCGTTGTGCAATGA
- the zgc:92907 gene encoding UDP-N-acetylglucosamine transferase subunit ALG13 homolog, with translation MKTVFVTVGTTSFDDLIGAVTSDESVKVLIGRGYTDVVLQVGRGSVVPDPDSCPGLKLQVFRFKDSIAEDMRHSDLVISHAGAGSCLEALGANKALLVVVNDKLMDNHQLELAKQLQADSHLIYCTCSTLSQTLRDMDLSALTTFVPGQPQNFASFLDKAVGLV, from the exons ATGAAAACTGTGTTCGTAACGGTCGGGACGACGAGTTTTGATGATCTGATTGGCGCCGTGACTTCAGATGAATCCGTGAAG GTATTAATCGGCCGTGGCTACACAGACGTGGTGCTTCAGGTGGGCAGAGGCTCGGTTGTGCCGGACCCAGACAGCTGTCCGGGACTAAAACTTCAAGTGTTTCGTTTCAAAGACTCGATCGCCGAGGACATGAGACACTCAGATCTTGTCATCAGTCATGCTG GAGCAGGAAGCTGTTTGGAAGCACTCGGAGCAAATAAAGCTCTCCTCGTTGTGGTCAATGATAAATTAATGGACAATCACCAGCTGGAGCTCGCGAAGCAGCTGCAGGCAGATTCACATCTCATTTATTGCACTTGCAG TACTCTATCTCAGACTTTGAGGGATATGGATCTGTCTGCCTTGACCACCTTTGTGCCAGGACAACCGCAGAACTTTGCCAGCTTTTTAGATAAGGCCGTTGGGCTTGTTTGA
- the il2rgb gene encoding interleukin 2 receptor, gamma b isoform X2, giving the protein MTCVHTSKLYFGLLFLILSVQKCRSTVDRSVQCKIINFKYVECFWRSNTSATNYTFSSAFLGYPSVDCPEYIMEHNYTVGCRTPLQDPKLRFTEFSTNRSAARNHTFSKTFHSLRREVQLNPPYNLSVVWNEQDSTLSLQWNSSSPLQNCVVYMVRNQKDTRQPINVTGTSYTQSPVSQNKSFVFQVRSTVSELCGGSDLWSNWSTPVEAGTGNSRPGGWQGFYGVLPVLLCLLGLMLCYCERKRTILLPAVPDPSKNLQDLFHKHDGNVESWVHISKELKEAFEPDYTEPSCDVCEVMPSCPTPDASPASQTDNCDEPSTEEQPEDEPHTEEEPAGQQSS; this is encoded by the exons ATGACTTGCGTTCACACGTCAAAACTATATTTTGGGCTTCTCTTCTTAATTCTGTCCGTTCAGAAATGCCGTTCAACAGTTGATCGGA GTGTGCAGTGCAAGATTATCAACTTTAAGTATGTGGAGTGCTTCTGGCGCTCGAACACATCGGCAACGAACTACACCTTCAGCAGTGC attTCTAGGTTATCCCTCAGTAGACTGTCCAGAATACATAATGGAGCACAATTACACCGTAGGCTGCAGAACTCCGCTCCAAGACCCGAAACTGAGGTTTACAGAATTTTCTACAAATAGATCGGCTGCAAGAAACCACACTTTCTCGAAAACGTTTCATTCCCTCAGGAGAGAAG tgCAGCTAAACCCACCCTATAACCTCTCGGTGGTGTGGAATGAGCAGGACAGCACACTTTCACTGCAGTGGAACAGCAGTTCCCCCCTCCAGAACTGTGTAGTCTATATGGTGCGCAACCAGAAAGACACGAGACAG CCCATAAACGTGACGGGAACGTCATACACACAGTCTCCAGTCTCGCAGAACAAGTCCTTTGTTTTTCAAGTGCGGAGCACCGTTTCTGAGTTATGCGGCGGGTCAGATCTCTGGAGCAACTGGAGCACTCCCGTGGAGGCGGGCACTG GGAACAGCAGACCAGGCGGTTGGCAGGGGTTCTATGGTGTTCTGCCAGTCCTTCTGTGTCTTCTGGGTTTGATGCTGTGCTATTGTGAGAG gaAAAGGACCATTTTACTTCCAGCCGTGCCTGACCCTAGCAAGAACCTACAGgatttatttcataaacatgATGGAAATGTTGAG AGCTGGGTTCACATCTCCAAAGAGCTGAAGGAAGCCTTTGAGCCTGACTACACCGAGCCGTCCTGTGACGTGTGTGAGGTTATGCCCTCTTGTCCCACACCTGATGCCAGTCCTGCTTCTCAAACTGACAACTGTGATGAACCAAGCACTGAAGAACAACCTGAAGATGAACCACACACTGAAGAAGAGCCAGCAGGACAGCAGAGCTCATAA
- the il2rgb gene encoding interleukin 2 receptor, gamma b isoform X1, with product MTCVHTSKLYFGLLFLILSVQKCRSTVDRSVQCKIINFKYVECFWRSNTSATNYTFSSAFLGYPSVDCPEYIMEHNYTVGCRTPLQDPKLRFTEFSTNRSAARNHTFSKTFHSLRREVQLNPPYNLSVVWNEQDSTLSLQWNSSSPLQNCVVYMVRNQKDTRQVRRDISYDDHFAFKLPIVSSSSLFCSQPINVTGTSYTQSPVSQNKSFVFQVRSTVSELCGGSDLWSNWSTPVEAGTGNSRPGGWQGFYGVLPVLLCLLGLMLCYCERKRTILLPAVPDPSKNLQDLFHKHDGNVESWVHISKELKEAFEPDYTEPSCDVCEVMPSCPTPDASPASQTDNCDEPSTEEQPEDEPHTEEEPAGQQSS from the exons ATGACTTGCGTTCACACGTCAAAACTATATTTTGGGCTTCTCTTCTTAATTCTGTCCGTTCAGAAATGCCGTTCAACAGTTGATCGGA GTGTGCAGTGCAAGATTATCAACTTTAAGTATGTGGAGTGCTTCTGGCGCTCGAACACATCGGCAACGAACTACACCTTCAGCAGTGC attTCTAGGTTATCCCTCAGTAGACTGTCCAGAATACATAATGGAGCACAATTACACCGTAGGCTGCAGAACTCCGCTCCAAGACCCGAAACTGAGGTTTACAGAATTTTCTACAAATAGATCGGCTGCAAGAAACCACACTTTCTCGAAAACGTTTCATTCCCTCAGGAGAGAAG tgCAGCTAAACCCACCCTATAACCTCTCGGTGGTGTGGAATGAGCAGGACAGCACACTTTCACTGCAGTGGAACAGCAGTTCCCCCCTCCAGAACTGTGTAGTCTATATGGTGCGCAACCAGAAAGACACGAGACAGGTGAGACGAGACATCTCATATGACGATCATTTTGCATTCAAATTGCCAATTGTCTCTTCTTCATCCCTCTTTTGCTCCCAGCCCATAAACGTGACGGGAACGTCATACACACAGTCTCCAGTCTCGCAGAACAAGTCCTTTGTTTTTCAAGTGCGGAGCACCGTTTCTGAGTTATGCGGCGGGTCAGATCTCTGGAGCAACTGGAGCACTCCCGTGGAGGCGGGCACTG GGAACAGCAGACCAGGCGGTTGGCAGGGGTTCTATGGTGTTCTGCCAGTCCTTCTGTGTCTTCTGGGTTTGATGCTGTGCTATTGTGAGAG gaAAAGGACCATTTTACTTCCAGCCGTGCCTGACCCTAGCAAGAACCTACAGgatttatttcataaacatgATGGAAATGTTGAG AGCTGGGTTCACATCTCCAAAGAGCTGAAGGAAGCCTTTGAGCCTGACTACACCGAGCCGTCCTGTGACGTGTGTGAGGTTATGCCCTCTTGTCCCACACCTGATGCCAGTCCTGCTTCTCAAACTGACAACTGTGATGAACCAAGCACTGAAGAACAACCTGAAGATGAACCACACACTGAAGAAGAGCCAGCAGGACAGCAGAGCTCATAA
- the il2rgb gene encoding interleukin 2 receptor, gamma b isoform X3: MEHNYTVGCRTPLQDPKLRFTEFSTNRSAARNHTFSKTFHSLRREVQLNPPYNLSVVWNEQDSTLSLQWNSSSPLQNCVVYMVRNQKDTRQVRRDISYDDHFAFKLPIVSSSSLFCSQPINVTGTSYTQSPVSQNKSFVFQVRSTVSELCGGSDLWSNWSTPVEAGTGNSRPGGWQGFYGVLPVLLCLLGLMLCYCERKRTILLPAVPDPSKNLQDLFHKHDGNVESWVHISKELKEAFEPDYTEPSCDVCEVMPSCPTPDASPASQTDNCDEPSTEEQPEDEPHTEEEPAGQQSS; encoded by the exons ATGGAGCACAATTACACCGTAGGCTGCAGAACTCCGCTCCAAGACCCGAAACTGAGGTTTACAGAATTTTCTACAAATAGATCGGCTGCAAGAAACCACACTTTCTCGAAAACGTTTCATTCCCTCAGGAGAGAAG tgCAGCTAAACCCACCCTATAACCTCTCGGTGGTGTGGAATGAGCAGGACAGCACACTTTCACTGCAGTGGAACAGCAGTTCCCCCCTCCAGAACTGTGTAGTCTATATGGTGCGCAACCAGAAAGACACGAGACAGGTGAGACGAGACATCTCATATGACGATCATTTTGCATTCAAATTGCCAATTGTCTCTTCTTCATCCCTCTTTTGCTCCCAGCCCATAAACGTGACGGGAACGTCATACACACAGTCTCCAGTCTCGCAGAACAAGTCCTTTGTTTTTCAAGTGCGGAGCACCGTTTCTGAGTTATGCGGCGGGTCAGATCTCTGGAGCAACTGGAGCACTCCCGTGGAGGCGGGCACTG GGAACAGCAGACCAGGCGGTTGGCAGGGGTTCTATGGTGTTCTGCCAGTCCTTCTGTGTCTTCTGGGTTTGATGCTGTGCTATTGTGAGAG gaAAAGGACCATTTTACTTCCAGCCGTGCCTGACCCTAGCAAGAACCTACAGgatttatttcataaacatgATGGAAATGTTGAG AGCTGGGTTCACATCTCCAAAGAGCTGAAGGAAGCCTTTGAGCCTGACTACACCGAGCCGTCCTGTGACGTGTGTGAGGTTATGCCCTCTTGTCCCACACCTGATGCCAGTCCTGCTTCTCAAACTGACAACTGTGATGAACCAAGCACTGAAGAACAACCTGAAGATGAACCACACACTGAAGAAGAGCCAGCAGGACAGCAGAGCTCATAA
- the c14hxorf65 gene encoding uncharacterized protein CXorf65 homolog — protein sequence MFIYIKHGDNNQFLVNTSCPTVVLMEYIKTRLGLAESELVDLCDERGLLKFLFLPQNSQESARGLLKAKESFIVCIIQRTSDGAYNSVTSLLSGADSAVIETLQTQIEHLEKTRLKQLHVVKARMTTSEEISAQTLSTKTTKKRKKVTHANAPDDEVQHHTGDRKSRN from the exons atgtttatttacattaaacatgGAG atAATAACCAGTTTCTGGTTAACACCAGCTGTCCAACTGTTGTTCTCATGGAATACATAAAAACCAGGTTGGGACTCGCTGAGTCAG agcttGTAGACCTGTGTGATGAACGAGGACTGCTGAAATTCCTCTTCCTGCCTCAGAATTCACAGGAATCTGCTCGTGGTCTGCTAAAGGCTAAAGAGTCATTCATTGTTTGCATTATTCAGC GTACATCTGATGGGGCATATAACTCTGTCACATCTCTGTTATCCGGGGCCGACTCTGCTGTAATAG AGACCCTGCAGACTCAGATTGAGCATCTTGAGAAAACCCGTCTGAAGCAGCTTCATGTTGTGAAGGCTCGTATGACTACATCAGAGGAAATCAGTGCTCAAACTCTGTCTACTAAAACT ACTAAAAAGCGCAAGAAAGTCACGCATGCAAATGCCCCTGATGACGAAGTCCAGCACCACACGGGGGACAGGAAGAGCAGGAATTAA
- the sesn4 gene encoding sestrin-3, translating into MIICTKNMDYRLGTQCQFVQNQVIVNSEKDRASLLCMKALANRGRLDSVSQQMASHPQYLESFLRTQHYILYMDGPLPLHYRHYIAIMAAAQHHCRYLVSLHSAQFLRVGGDRLWLQGLEAAPPRLRHLDHINKVLAHQPWLTARSHIQALLKTGEQCWSLAELVQAVVLLAHCHSLCSFVFGSGSDSDTGPTPRVHHGTPPGYCLCDAANGNTSFSPPLTGPIERAPRRRSLDSSCEISCLREQIQKSQEEIKERKGDRLHSHTLLHTDVEEEDEAVFSADPSRFVTDPEFGYQEFARREEDHFQVFRVQDYSWEDHGFSLVNRLYSDIGHLLDERFRNVASLPFPHSPDLKRAIWNYIHCIYGIRYDDYDYGEVNRLLERGLKLYIKAVACYPDSSKTPLCPLSWAPVKASEKVHVNLLVMEARLQAELLYALRAITQYMIA; encoded by the exons ATGATCATCTGCACGAAAAACATGGACTATCGCCTTGGAACCCAGTGCCAGTTCGTTCAAAATCAG GTGATTGTGAACTCTGAGAAAGACCGTGCTTCTCTCTTGTGTATGAAGGCTCTGGCCAACAGGGGGCGCTTGGACTCGGTGTCTCAGCAGATGGCCTCTCACCCACAGTACCTGGAGAGTTTCCTGCGCACACAGCACTACATCCTCTACATGGATGGCCCATTGCCCCTGCACTACCGCCACTACATTGCCATCATG GCTGCGGCGCAGCATCACTGTAGGTACCTGGTGTCTCTGCACTCGGCTCAGTTTCTGCGGGTTGGCGGGGACCGGTTATGGCTTCAGGGCTTAGAGGCCGCACCCCCGCGTCTACGGCACCTTGATCACATCAACAAGGTCCTGGCCCATCAGCCTTGGCTCACGGCACGCTCGCACATACAGGCTCTGCTCAAGACGGGGGAGCAGTGCTGGTCTCTGGCTGAGCTTGTCCAGGCCGTGGTTCTGCTGGCACACTGTCACTCCCTCTGCAGTTTTGTTTTCGGTTCTGGTTCTGACTCGGACACCGGTCCTACTCCCAGAGTGCATCACGGCACGCCCCCTGGCTACTGTCTCTGTGACGCTGCCAACGGCAACACCTCCTTCTCGCCACCCCTTACTGGACCCATAGAGAGGGCGCCACGCAGAAGG TCTTTAGACTCCAGCTGTGAAATCTCTTGCCTTCGAGAACAAATTCAAAAATCCCAGGAGGAGATCAAGGAAAGAAAAGGAGACCGACTCCATTCACATACACTCCTACATACAG AtgtggaggaggaggacgaggcAGTGTTTTCTGCAGACCCCTCCCGCTTCGTCACAGACCCAGAATTCGGCTACCAGGAATTCGCCAGACGGGAGGAGGACCATTTCCAAGTATTCCGGGTGCAG GACTATTCATGGGAGGATCACGGCTTCTCGTTGGTGAACAGGCTCTACTCTGATATAGGGCACTTGTTAGACGAGCGATTCCGCAATGTGGCCTCCCTCCCTTTCCCTCACAGCCCCGATCTCAAACGAGCCATCTGGAACTACATCCACTGTATCTATGGCATCAG GTatgatgattatgattatggGGAAGTCAACCGGTTACTGGAGCGTGGACTGAAACTTTATATTAAAGCTGTGGCCTGCTATCCCGACTCCAGCAAGACCCCTCTATGCCCACTGTCCTGGGCCCCTGTCAAAGCTTCAGAGAAG GTTCATGTGAATTTGTTAGTGATGGAGGCACGTCTGCAGGCCGAGCTGCTGTATGCACTCAGAGCCATCACTCAATACATGATCGCATAG